A stretch of the Corynebacterium maris DSM 45190 genome encodes the following:
- a CDS encoding MalY/PatB family protein, protein MKFPSLADLKARNTRKWTVYPDDVLPLFVAESDFPTDPAVKNTVRRAVENESFGYTPATSDLPEALSDFYAQRFGWRPDPAKVFPVADVVRGMLLGIQYFTRPDSPVVVPVPTYPPFLELPETAGRERIDVRAAGGLDLAEIEEAFRAGAGSLLLAAPNNPLGYTLSAELLTDLIDLADQYDARLLVDEIHAAIVFDGTHVPAASLGEKAEKVCVTVTATSKAWNIAGLKCAQMIFSNDEDVRTWRGLTGVAKDGVGTLGIWAAATCYRDGGPQLDKQIDYLRSTRDWVADELEENVPGIKVTRPEATYLMWIDFSGTAIGHLEKPASWLVKNAKVALNEGVTFGPGGAHHARLNFATSPEILAEAISRIADAIAKAE, encoded by the coding sequence ATGAAATTTCCCAGCCTCGCCGACCTGAAAGCCCGCAACACCCGCAAGTGGACCGTCTACCCCGACGACGTCCTGCCGCTGTTCGTGGCCGAAAGCGACTTCCCCACCGACCCGGCGGTCAAAAACACCGTCCGCCGTGCCGTCGAGAACGAGTCCTTCGGCTACACCCCCGCCACCAGCGACCTGCCGGAAGCGCTCTCCGACTTCTACGCGCAGCGCTTCGGCTGGCGCCCGGACCCGGCGAAAGTCTTCCCCGTCGCCGACGTCGTGCGCGGCATGCTGCTGGGCATCCAGTACTTCACCCGCCCCGACTCCCCCGTCGTCGTGCCCGTGCCCACCTACCCGCCGTTCCTCGAGCTACCGGAGACCGCGGGACGGGAGCGCATCGACGTCCGCGCCGCCGGCGGCCTCGACCTCGCCGAAATCGAAGAGGCCTTCCGCGCCGGCGCCGGCTCCCTGCTGCTCGCCGCCCCGAACAACCCGCTCGGCTACACCCTCAGCGCCGAGCTGCTCACCGACCTAATCGACTTGGCCGACCAGTACGACGCCCGCCTGCTGGTCGATGAAATCCACGCCGCCATCGTCTTCGACGGCACCCACGTCCCCGCCGCCTCCCTCGGCGAGAAGGCCGAGAAGGTCTGCGTCACCGTCACCGCCACCTCCAAGGCGTGGAACATCGCCGGCCTGAAGTGCGCGCAGATGATCTTCTCCAACGACGAGGACGTGCGCACCTGGCGCGGCCTGACCGGCGTGGCCAAGGACGGCGTCGGCACGCTCGGAATCTGGGCCGCCGCCACCTGCTACCGCGACGGCGGGCCGCAGCTGGACAAGCAAATCGATTACCTGCGCTCCACCCGCGACTGGGTCGCCGACGAACTCGAGGAAAACGTCCCCGGCATCAAGGTCACCCGCCCGGAGGCCACCTACCTGATGTGGATCGATTTTTCCGGCACCGCGATCGGGCACCTGGAAAAGCCCGCCTCGTGGCTGGTCAAGAACGCGAAGGTCGCCCTCAATGAGGGCGTCACCTTCGGCCCCGGGGGCGCCCACCACGCCCGGCTGAACTTCGCGACGTCCCCGGAAATACTCGCGGAAGCCATCAGCCGCATCGCCGACGCCATCGCAAAAGCGGAATAA
- a CDS encoding DUF3558 family protein produces the protein MGKRILSAIAAITTAALLSSCAPATSQAPETDTDVAATTQTELPPGFYLGEEFIEIGEFNPNKVELIDLCEEIPDEVLLEAGMINNGTGGIEGSESIICTLRAQEKTLSKGDFSLISDALTKQVFQDNDLIIEPRLTKTVPGSFFYAFPSDNASCFIATETSQGLISVVYDNPFTGAPQEDLCHPALKALESIYFQLRGK, from the coding sequence GTGGGAAAAAGAATTCTCAGCGCCATTGCTGCCATCACCACAGCTGCGCTACTCAGCTCCTGTGCACCGGCCACCAGCCAAGCACCGGAAACTGACACCGACGTCGCGGCCACCACCCAAACCGAGCTACCTCCCGGGTTCTATCTCGGAGAAGAATTCATCGAGATCGGGGAATTCAACCCGAACAAAGTTGAGCTCATCGACCTATGCGAAGAAATTCCGGATGAGGTGTTACTGGAGGCGGGGATGATAAATAATGGCACTGGGGGGATTGAAGGAAGTGAGTCGATAATCTGCACCTTGCGGGCGCAAGAAAAAACCTTGTCCAAAGGTGACTTCAGTCTGATTTCAGACGCACTGACAAAACAAGTTTTTCAGGACAACGACCTAATCATAGAACCGCGCTTAACCAAGACGGTCCCTGGTTCTTTTTTCTATGCATTCCCATCTGATAATGCATCCTGTTTTATAGCCACAGAAACGAGCCAAGGGCTCATCTCAGTAGTCTATGACAACCCTTTTACTGGGGCTCCGCAAGAAGATTTATGTCACCCGGCTCTAAAGGCACTTGAGTCAATCTATTTTCAACTTCGGGGGAAGTAA
- the treS gene encoding maltose alpha-D-glucosyltransferase: protein MDSPEPPVNPDENPTHPLAENTDEEAPVPRPATDAEGYVIEHESEEYETPTPAPGDNPWERPEHDWYKDAVFYEVLVRAFYDPEGSGSGTLKGVTEKLDYLQWLGIDCIWLPPFFDSPLRDGGYDIRNFREVLPEFGTVDDFVELMDQAHRRGIRVLTDLVMNHTSDQHAWFQESRHDPEGPYGDFYVWSDDPTLYSEARIIFVDTEDSNWTWDPVRKQYFWHRFFSHQPDLNYDNPEVQEAMLDVMRFWLDLGLDGLRLDAVPYLYEREGTNGENLPETHAFLKEVRAVIDEEYPGRMLLAEANQMPEEVVEYFGEPDRGDECHMAFHFPVMPRIFMSLDQESRTPISEILKETPHIPKTAQWGMFLRNHDELTLEMVSDEERDYMYSTYAKDPRMKANVGIRRRLTPLLNGNRNKVELLTGLLLSLPGSPFLYYGDEIGMGDNIWLSDRDGVRTPMQWSSDRNGGFSRADPERLYLPAIMNDQYGYSTVNVENQMRRENSMLHWTREHVLVRKQYKAFGRGTYREVPSGNEHVLAFLREHKGEAILCVNNFSSRPQAVKLDVSEFEGVTPRELTGGELFPEVKHYPITVTLPPHGFFWYDMSGEDNDD, encoded by the coding sequence ATGGACAGCCCTGAACCGCCGGTGAACCCGGATGAGAATCCGACGCATCCTCTGGCCGAAAACACGGATGAGGAGGCGCCGGTTCCTCGTCCGGCGACGGACGCGGAAGGTTATGTGATCGAGCATGAGTCGGAGGAGTATGAGACTCCGACTCCTGCCCCCGGTGACAACCCGTGGGAGCGCCCGGAACACGACTGGTACAAGGACGCCGTGTTTTATGAGGTGTTGGTGCGTGCCTTTTACGATCCGGAGGGCAGTGGCTCCGGCACGTTGAAGGGTGTGACGGAGAAGCTCGATTATCTGCAGTGGTTGGGCATCGACTGCATCTGGTTGCCGCCGTTTTTCGATTCCCCCCTGCGTGACGGCGGGTACGACATCCGTAATTTCCGTGAGGTGTTGCCGGAGTTCGGCACGGTCGACGACTTCGTCGAGTTGATGGACCAGGCTCACCGTCGAGGCATCCGCGTGCTCACGGATCTGGTGATGAACCACACGTCCGATCAGCACGCGTGGTTCCAGGAGTCGCGCCATGATCCGGAGGGCCCGTACGGGGACTTTTATGTGTGGTCGGATGACCCGACACTCTATTCCGAGGCCCGCATCATCTTCGTGGACACCGAGGATTCGAACTGGACGTGGGACCCGGTGCGCAAGCAGTACTTCTGGCACCGTTTCTTCTCGCATCAGCCGGATCTGAATTACGACAACCCGGAAGTGCAGGAGGCGATGCTCGACGTCATGCGCTTCTGGCTGGATCTGGGGTTGGACGGGCTGCGTCTGGACGCGGTGCCCTACCTGTACGAGCGGGAAGGCACCAACGGCGAGAACTTGCCGGAGACCCACGCGTTCCTCAAGGAGGTTCGTGCGGTCATTGACGAGGAGTACCCGGGGCGCATGCTGCTGGCGGAGGCCAACCAGATGCCGGAGGAGGTCGTCGAGTACTTCGGCGAGCCGGACCGCGGCGACGAGTGCCACATGGCGTTCCACTTCCCGGTGATGCCGCGGATCTTCATGTCTTTGGATCAGGAGTCGCGTACTCCGATTTCGGAGATTTTGAAGGAGACGCCGCACATCCCGAAGACGGCGCAGTGGGGCATGTTCCTGCGTAACCACGATGAGCTGACGCTCGAGATGGTCTCGGACGAAGAACGCGACTACATGTACTCGACGTATGCGAAGGACCCGCGGATGAAGGCGAACGTGGGCATCCGCCGCCGTCTGACCCCGCTGCTCAACGGCAACCGCAACAAGGTGGAGCTGCTGACCGGGTTGCTGTTGTCGCTGCCAGGATCGCCGTTCCTGTACTACGGCGATGAGATCGGCATGGGCGACAACATCTGGCTCAGCGACCGCGACGGGGTGCGCACCCCGATGCAGTGGTCCTCGGACCGCAACGGCGGTTTCTCCCGGGCGGATCCGGAGCGGCTGTACCTGCCGGCGATCATGAACGATCAGTACGGCTACTCCACCGTCAACGTGGAAAATCAAATGCGGCGCGAGAACTCCATGCTGCACTGGACGCGCGAGCACGTGCTGGTGCGTAAGCAGTACAAGGCTTTCGGCCGCGGCACCTACCGGGAGGTGCCGTCGGGCAACGAGCATGTGCTGGCTTTCCTCCGCGAACACAAGGGCGAAGCGATCCTGTGCGTGAACAACTTCTCCTCGCGCCCGCAGGCAGTGAAGCTGGATGTCTCGGAGTTTGAGGGTGTCACCCCGCGGGAGCTGACGGGCGGCGAGCTGTTCCCGGAGGTTAAGCATTACCCCATCACGGTGACTCTGCCTCCGCACGGTTTCTTCTGGTACGACATGAGCGGCGAGGACAACGATGACTAA
- the brnQ gene encoding branched-chain amino acid transport system II carrier protein has product MSTTTAPKKSHVSLIVVTSLMLFSMFFGAGNLIFPPQLGVDAGTNFWPAIIGFLGAGVLLPVLGIIAIALSGHSVRDLASRAGRVFGLIFPILAYLSIGAFYALPRTGAVSFEMAVTPLTGWDSMLASGIFNFIFFGVALALSWNPNTISSTLGKYLTPVLVVLLALLIILALVNFDYAAGAPNEVYTDAPMAAGLLEGYLTMDAIAALAFGIVVISALRYNGVKEGKPLASAAIVAGVGAGVLLGAIYIGLGLIGQVIPDGGSYDNGASILSSAANLTMGVPGQIIFAAIVVLACLTTAVGLITATSEFFTELLPGISYKTWAVIFAFASFAMATAGLDTVLSIAAPIIGFIYPPAIALIFIALIEPIFGRGRFRWTYLLGVWVAVIWSALTSFGVTALVDWAPLQGAGLGWVLPTVVAVVIGLIIDLTTRRGQPTPPPATQQPQVLTES; this is encoded by the coding sequence ATGTCCACGACGACCGCCCCCAAGAAATCCCACGTGTCCCTCATCGTGGTCACGTCACTCATGCTGTTCTCCATGTTCTTCGGGGCCGGCAACCTGATTTTCCCGCCGCAGCTCGGCGTGGACGCGGGCACGAACTTCTGGCCCGCCATCATCGGCTTCCTCGGGGCTGGCGTGCTGCTGCCCGTGCTGGGCATCATCGCGATCGCGCTGTCAGGCCACAGCGTCCGTGACTTGGCCTCCCGGGCGGGCCGCGTGTTCGGCCTCATTTTCCCGATCCTCGCCTACTTGTCCATCGGCGCGTTCTACGCTCTGCCGCGTACCGGCGCCGTGTCCTTCGAGATGGCCGTGACCCCGCTGACCGGCTGGGATTCCATGCTGGCGTCGGGGATCTTCAACTTCATCTTCTTCGGCGTGGCCCTGGCCCTGTCGTGGAATCCGAACACGATTTCCTCGACGCTGGGCAAATACCTCACCCCGGTCTTGGTCGTGCTGCTGGCGCTGCTGATCATCCTCGCCCTGGTCAATTTCGACTACGCCGCCGGAGCCCCGAACGAAGTCTACACCGACGCGCCGATGGCCGCCGGCCTGCTGGAGGGCTACCTGACCATGGACGCCATCGCCGCGCTGGCGTTCGGCATCGTGGTCATCTCCGCGCTGCGCTACAACGGCGTGAAAGAGGGCAAGCCCTTGGCCTCCGCCGCCATCGTCGCCGGGGTGGGCGCCGGCGTCTTGCTGGGCGCGATCTACATCGGGCTCGGCTTGATCGGCCAGGTCATCCCCGACGGAGGCTCCTACGACAACGGCGCCTCCATCCTGTCTTCCGCGGCGAACCTGACGATGGGCGTCCCGGGCCAGATCATCTTCGCCGCGATCGTGGTGCTCGCCTGCCTGACCACCGCCGTCGGCCTGATCACCGCCACCAGCGAATTCTTCACCGAGCTGCTGCCCGGCATCAGCTACAAAACCTGGGCGGTCATCTTCGCCTTCGCGTCCTTCGCCATGGCCACCGCCGGCCTGGACACCGTCTTGTCGATCGCCGCCCCAATCATCGGCTTCATTTACCCGCCGGCCATCGCCCTGATCTTCATCGCCCTGATTGAGCCGATCTTCGGCCGTGGCCGCTTCCGGTGGACCTACCTGCTGGGCGTGTGGGTCGCCGTCATCTGGTCCGCGCTGACCAGCTTCGGCGTCACCGCCCTGGTCGACTGGGCCCCGCTGCAGGGCGCCGGACTGGGCTGGGTCTTGCCGACGGTGGTTGCCGTCGTGATCGGCTTGATCATCGATCTGACCACCCGTCGCGGGCAGCCCACGCCGCCGCCGGCCACGCAGCAGCCGCAGGTGCTGACCGAAAGCTAA
- a CDS encoding LLM class flavin-dependent oxidoreductase, producing the protein MTARLPLSVIDFCTIYEGESAGQSMARSLELAQTAERLGYSRIWYSEHHNMPSIASSSPAVLIAHIAAKTERIRLGAGGVMLPNHSPYVIAEQFGTLAELNPGRIDLGLGRAPGTDMNTLGRALRRDPNAAEHFPDDVVELHGYLTGNSHIPGVQAIPGAGTNVPLYVLGSSMFGATLAAKLGLPYSFASHFAPTHLMQATKYYRDNFEPSDVLSEPYVIAAVNVTAAETQEEAERQTEIVRRNRVKQMVNSRAPITEAQLDRLVESHSGQQIIEMLKFTATGTGEQVREYLEGFTQTAQADELMVSFQGPSHAHAVRSMEILADAWELDPAEAAGAPGDWNEKR; encoded by the coding sequence ATGACTGCCCGCCTCCCCTTGTCCGTCATCGATTTCTGTACCATTTATGAAGGAGAAAGCGCCGGTCAGTCCATGGCGCGTTCCCTGGAGCTGGCGCAGACGGCGGAGCGGCTGGGGTACTCGCGCATCTGGTACTCCGAGCACCACAACATGCCGTCCATCGCGTCGTCCTCCCCGGCGGTGCTGATCGCGCACATCGCGGCGAAGACCGAGCGGATTAGGCTCGGCGCCGGCGGCGTCATGCTGCCGAACCATTCCCCTTACGTCATCGCCGAGCAGTTCGGCACCCTCGCCGAGCTCAATCCGGGCCGCATCGACTTAGGTCTGGGGCGCGCCCCTGGCACGGACATGAACACCCTCGGCCGGGCGCTGCGCCGTGACCCCAACGCCGCGGAGCACTTCCCGGACGACGTCGTCGAACTGCACGGTTACCTCACCGGCAACTCCCACATCCCGGGAGTGCAGGCGATCCCCGGGGCGGGCACGAACGTCCCGCTGTATGTCCTGGGTTCCTCCATGTTTGGCGCCACGCTCGCCGCGAAGCTCGGGTTGCCGTATTCCTTCGCCTCGCACTTCGCCCCCACCCACCTGATGCAGGCGACGAAGTACTACCGCGATAACTTCGAGCCTTCCGACGTGCTCTCCGAGCCGTACGTCATCGCGGCGGTCAACGTCACCGCCGCAGAAACGCAGGAGGAGGCGGAGCGGCAGACGGAGATCGTGCGCCGAAACCGGGTGAAGCAGATGGTCAACAGCCGGGCGCCGATCACGGAGGCCCAGCTGGACCGGCTGGTCGAATCTCATTCGGGGCAGCAGATCATCGAAATGTTGAAGTTCACCGCCACCGGCACCGGTGAGCAGGTCCGTGAGTACCTGGAAGGGTTCACGCAGACGGCGCAGGCCGACGAGCTGATGGTGTCTTTCCAGGGCCCCTCCCACGCGCACGCGGTGCGTTCGATGGAGATCCTCGCGGACGCGTGGGAGCTGGACCCGGCGGAGGCCGCCGGGGCCCCGGGCGACTGGAATGAAAAGCGCTAG
- a CDS encoding BCCT family transporter: MSSETPPLTSEPRSKEEYEQKPKKPFLGLQSDPAITLGAVGFIVIFVVGAILAGESAQNFFATVADGLNTNLAWLYIGGVSAIFLFLIAIFISRFGTLRLGDDDEKPRYPLHIWFGMLFAAGMGATLMFWGAAEPLHHSYNPPQGDMASMSDAAVTQGFGYAFYHLATHMWVVFTMPGLALGYFIYKRKLPPRISSVFAPILGGHIYKWPGKFIDALSIIGTTFGIAVSVGLGVLQINAGLNIIWDVPLAGWVELLVIMFITAVACISVASGLDRGIKILSNINIGMAVALLAFILLTGPTLTLLNQTVESFGIYASTLPELMFWVDASNSNPGWLGSWTVFYWAWTICWSPFVGMFIARISRGRTVREFIGGVLALPSIFTVVWISIMGRTGIEIERNDPGSMTGPVVDDGQTEAALFTLLDNLPLTAIVAPIAILIIIVFFITSMDSAGLVMDMFTTGEEAKTPTYYRVTWVIGIGAVTAAMLIISPETGIATLQEVAIIMGLPFLIMQFIMMFSLIKGMSDDAAAARRIRTRQWEKTDSPEKLEEHDARPAPGYDEDGDPLPEPVLEYDEDGNLVIPGDVVIGGEIVNRDEAGNVTRDLRVVEQVRPRAWDED, translated from the coding sequence ATGTCCTCAGAGACGCCACCCCTTACTTCGGAGCCCCGAAGTAAGGAAGAGTACGAACAAAAACCCAAAAAGCCTTTCCTCGGCCTACAATCGGACCCCGCCATCACACTGGGGGCCGTCGGGTTCATCGTCATCTTCGTCGTCGGGGCGATTCTGGCGGGTGAATCCGCGCAGAATTTCTTCGCCACCGTCGCCGACGGGTTGAACACCAACCTCGCCTGGCTCTACATCGGCGGAGTCTCGGCGATCTTCCTCTTCCTGATCGCCATCTTCATCTCCCGGTTCGGCACCCTGCGGTTGGGCGACGACGACGAAAAGCCCCGCTACCCGCTGCACATCTGGTTCGGCATGCTGTTCGCCGCGGGCATGGGCGCGACCCTGATGTTCTGGGGCGCGGCCGAACCGCTGCACCACTCCTATAACCCGCCGCAAGGCGACATGGCCTCGATGTCGGACGCCGCGGTCACCCAGGGCTTCGGCTACGCCTTCTACCACCTGGCCACCCACATGTGGGTGGTCTTCACCATGCCGGGCCTGGCGCTGGGCTACTTCATCTACAAACGTAAACTGCCCCCGCGCATCTCCTCGGTGTTCGCCCCGATCCTGGGCGGACACATCTACAAGTGGCCCGGCAAGTTCATCGACGCGTTGTCGATCATCGGCACGACTTTCGGTATCGCCGTGTCCGTCGGCCTGGGTGTGTTGCAGATCAACGCCGGCCTGAACATCATCTGGGACGTCCCGCTGGCCGGCTGGGTCGAGCTGCTGGTCATCATGTTCATCACCGCCGTGGCCTGCATCTCGGTGGCCTCGGGCCTGGACCGCGGCATTAAGATCCTGTCCAACATCAACATCGGCATGGCCGTCGCGCTGCTGGCGTTCATCCTGCTGACCGGCCCGACGCTGACCCTGCTCAACCAGACGGTCGAAAGCTTCGGCATTTACGCTTCCACGCTGCCTGAGCTGATGTTCTGGGTCGACGCCTCCAACAGCAACCCGGGTTGGCTGGGCTCCTGGACGGTGTTCTACTGGGCCTGGACGATCTGCTGGTCGCCGTTCGTGGGCATGTTCATCGCCCGCATCTCCCGCGGCCGCACCGTCCGCGAATTCATCGGCGGCGTGCTCGCCCTGCCGTCCATCTTCACCGTCGTGTGGATCTCCATCATGGGCCGCACCGGCATTGAAATCGAGCGCAACGACCCAGGCAGCATGACCGGCCCCGTCGTCGACGACGGCCAAACGGAAGCGGCCCTGTTCACCTTGCTGGACAACCTGCCGCTGACCGCCATCGTGGCCCCGATCGCGATCCTGATCATCATCGTCTTCTTCATCACCTCGATGGACTCCGCCGGCCTGGTCATGGACATGTTCACCACCGGCGAGGAAGCCAAGACCCCCACCTACTACCGCGTCACCTGGGTCATCGGCATCGGCGCGGTGACCGCGGCCATGCTGATCATCTCCCCGGAGACAGGCATCGCCACCCTCCAGGAGGTGGCCATCATCATGGGCCTGCCCTTCCTGATCATGCAGTTCATCATGATGTTCTCCTTGATCAAGGGCATGAGCGACGATGCGGCGGCCGCCCGCCGCATCCGCACCAGGCAGTGGGAGAAGACCGACTCCCCGGAGAAGCTGGAGGAGCACGACGCCCGCCCGGCGCCGGGCTACGACGAGGACGGCGACCCCCTGCCGGAACCGGTCCTAGAGTACGACGAGGACGGCAACCTCGTCATCCCCGGCGACGTCGTCATCGGCGGCGAAATCGTCAACCGCGACGAGGCCGGCAACGTGACCCGCGACCTACGGGTCGTGGAGCAGGTCCGGCCCCGCGCCTGGGACGAAGACTAG
- a CDS encoding GntR family transcriptional regulator: MAPLRRPQQHEKIAEYLRKEIRDGTYEPGDTLPSEAELCAQFDSSRGPVRQAMSTLRSEGLISSGRGRRSIVLDTGDNNAASFETVLSTSQWLKKLGYEPGQRTEWITRRPADEEIAEKLELESDDPIVSVERVRLADGTPFMIENVSFRIEAGVHVLGFDTSSGSIHSHLARQGVKFDTIRRSLRLREASEDDAEKLGVTPGSPLLQTLLHVYDQNGVPVEFADYRYLGDVLSLGTTHINGTSIPLWGSLDI, encoded by the coding sequence ATGGCACCCCTTCGCCGACCGCAGCAGCACGAGAAAATCGCCGAATACCTGCGGAAAGAAATTCGCGACGGCACATACGAACCCGGCGACACACTGCCGTCGGAGGCGGAGTTGTGTGCACAGTTCGATTCTTCACGTGGTCCGGTTCGCCAGGCCATGTCCACCCTGCGCTCCGAAGGGTTGATCTCCTCCGGCCGCGGCCGCCGCTCCATCGTCCTGGACACGGGCGACAACAACGCCGCGTCCTTCGAGACGGTGCTGTCCACCAGCCAGTGGCTGAAAAAGCTCGGCTACGAGCCCGGCCAGCGGACGGAGTGGATCACCCGCCGCCCCGCGGACGAGGAGATCGCCGAAAAGCTCGAGTTGGAGTCGGATGATCCCATCGTGTCCGTGGAGCGCGTCCGCCTGGCGGACGGCACCCCGTTCATGATCGAGAACGTCAGCTTCCGCATCGAGGCCGGCGTCCACGTCCTCGGGTTCGACACCAGCTCCGGTTCCATCCACAGCCACCTGGCCCGCCAGGGCGTCAAGTTCGACACCATTCGGCGTTCGCTGCGGTTGCGTGAGGCGTCGGAGGACGACGCCGAGAAGCTGGGCGTGACCCCTGGTTCGCCGCTTCTGCAGACGCTGCTGCACGTCTACGACCAGAACGGCGTGCCCGTGGAGTTCGCGGACTACCGGTACCTCGGCGACGTGCTCAGCCTGGGCACGACGCACATCAACGGCACGTCCATCCCGCTCTGGGGATCACTGGACATTTAA
- a CDS encoding ABC transporter substrate-binding protein, which yields MLIRRVVLACTVVLALALPACSAGSTATQVGRVDDGVVVGTVAAPASLDFTSTGGAAIPQALMANVYETLVRIDEDGEIVPHLATGWDVSDDRLTYTFHLRDGVTFSNGEEFTAETAAFSIDYVQNEWTNGLKSQMDPVAQARAVDPLTLEVTLAHPSNEWLWSMGTLTGAMMTPTGTQTLATDPIGTGPYTVERFAVGESVSYSARADYWGEPADGDAAIRYFSDAVGSVNALRSGDVDVVWSLQAPELLDTLPEEFGVEVGTTNGELLLSMNNDAAPFDDVRVRQAVAYGVDREAVSQVVYEGLATDTGGAPVPPTDPWFTGRDYYSHDPERARRLLREAGYSEDDRPQVTMKIPSLPYAETAAELLFSELRQIGFDVSLVSSEFPAVWLSEVMGSADYQMSLIAHVEPRDVPVLFGNPDHYLRFDSEPVREHLARADSGDDQVGHMRRAVDEIMAEAGSLTLVNTPNIVLTAPGVTGVEANVVTDALPLAEIGRSA from the coding sequence ATGCTGATCCGCCGGGTAGTCCTCGCCTGCACCGTGGTGTTGGCCCTGGCGTTGCCGGCCTGCTCCGCGGGATCCACCGCCACCCAGGTCGGACGCGTCGACGACGGCGTCGTCGTCGGCACCGTCGCCGCCCCCGCTTCCCTGGATTTCACCTCGACCGGCGGCGCCGCCATCCCGCAGGCGCTGATGGCCAACGTCTATGAGACGCTCGTGCGCATCGACGAGGACGGCGAGATCGTCCCGCACCTGGCCACCGGGTGGGACGTCTCCGACGACAGACTGACCTACACCTTCCACCTGCGCGACGGGGTCACCTTTTCCAACGGCGAGGAGTTCACCGCCGAGACGGCCGCTTTTTCCATCGACTACGTGCAAAACGAGTGGACGAACGGGTTGAAATCGCAGATGGATCCGGTGGCCCAGGCCCGCGCCGTCGACCCGCTGACCCTGGAAGTGACGTTGGCGCACCCCTCCAATGAATGGCTGTGGTCGATGGGCACGCTCACCGGCGCGATGATGACGCCGACCGGCACACAGACCCTGGCGACCGACCCGATCGGCACCGGGCCGTACACCGTAGAACGCTTCGCCGTGGGCGAGTCCGTCTCCTACTCCGCGCGCGCGGACTACTGGGGCGAGCCCGCGGACGGTGACGCCGCCATCCGGTACTTCTCCGACGCCGTCGGCTCCGTCAACGCGCTGCGTTCCGGGGACGTCGACGTGGTGTGGTCGCTGCAGGCCCCGGAGCTTCTGGACACGCTGCCCGAGGAGTTCGGCGTCGAGGTGGGCACCACCAACGGAGAGTTGTTGCTGAGCATGAACAACGACGCCGCCCCCTTTGACGACGTCCGGGTGCGCCAGGCCGTGGCTTACGGCGTCGACCGCGAGGCCGTCAGCCAGGTCGTCTATGAGGGCTTGGCGACGGACACCGGCGGCGCCCCCGTGCCTCCCACCGACCCGTGGTTCACCGGCCGCGACTACTACTCCCACGACCCGGAGCGGGCCCGGCGGCTGCTGCGCGAGGCCGGCTATTCCGAGGACGACCGGCCGCAGGTGACCATGAAGATCCCGTCGCTGCCCTACGCCGAGACCGCCGCCGAATTGTTGTTTTCCGAATTGCGCCAGATCGGCTTCGACGTCTCGCTGGTCTCCTCCGAGTTTCCCGCCGTGTGGTTGTCCGAGGTGATGGGCTCCGCCGATTACCAGATGTCGCTGATCGCGCACGTGGAGCCCCGCGACGTCCCGGTGCTTTTCGGAAACCCCGACCACTACCTGCGCTTCGACTCCGAGCCGGTCCGCGAGCACCTCGCCCGCGCGGACTCCGGCGACGACCAGGTGGGCCACATGCGGCGCGCGGTGGACGAGATCATGGCCGAGGCCGGGTCGCTGACGTTGGTCAACACCCCGAACATCGTGCTCACCGCGCCAGGTGTGACCGGCGTGGAAGCCAACGTGGTCACCGACGCCCTACCCCTCGCGGAGATCGGGAGAAGCGCATGA